One region of Salvia miltiorrhiza cultivar Shanhuang (shh) chromosome 3, IMPLAD_Smil_shh, whole genome shotgun sequence genomic DNA includes:
- the LOC131016321 gene encoding protein TIFY 4B-like isoform X2 — MPESCAAPPEETAVKSPLDKPLHQLTEDDIAQVTREDCRRYLKEKGMRRPSWNKSQAIQQVIMLKTLLETTPDSDAAGARKRLRISRPTDSSSNVALESVPRSTTGDAENSLSAEETTPHSVKDLDKPDSSGGFSSRFAAANDESAQPRTPGSMNMPIGQMTIFYCGKVNVYDDIPADKVRALMHIAASPLQFPDEQPVDGAAGMQPLPCIPKTVSSARQDSAVLILPTLPTVKMNESTPLPGEENKMLREETPVEGPSTRKASVLRYLEKRKDRFKSKGKAGITSCASLDVYINHQMGNQLPRIDTSITQIRKPSNPTRCSSMENDSVKKVCLSTGLSNKGV, encoded by the exons ATGCCGGAATCTTGCGCCGCCCCGCCGGAGGAGACCGCAGTTAAGTCCCCGCTCGACAAGCCGCTCCACCAGCTCACGGAGGATGACATTGCTCAGGTGACTCGCGAAGACTGCCGCCGTTACCTCAAGGAGAAAG gaatgagGAGACCTTCGTGGAACAAATCTCAGGCGATTCAGCAAGTGATAATGCTGAAGACACTCCTCGAAACAACGCCGGATTCGGACGCTGCTGGTGCGCGCAAGCGGCTTCGCATTTCGCGCCCTACCGATAGCAGCAGCAATGTTGCTCTGGAGAGT GTTCCCAGATCAACAACTGGTGATGCGGAGAATTCTTTATCCGCAGAGGAAACGACGCCGCATTCTGTGAAAGATCTCGACAAACCTGATTCTTCGGGAGGTTTCTCTAGCCGTTTCGCCGCCGCCAATGATGAATCTGCTCAACCTAG AACCCCAGGGTCGATGAATATGCCTATAGGCCAAATGACAATATTCTACTGTGGCAAAGTGAATGTGTATGATGATATCCCTGCGGATAAG GTACGAGCGTTAATGCATATTGCTGCAAGTCCTCTACAGTTTCCAGACGAACAGCCAGTTGATGGTGCTGCAGGAATGCAACCTTTACCATGCATCCCAAAAACTGTCAGCTCTGCTCGTCAGGATTCAGCTGTTCTTATCTTGCCAACTCTCCCAACAG tgaaaatgaatgaaagCACCCCACTGCCtggagaagaaaataaaatgctTCGAGAAGAAACCCCTG TTGAAGGACCGTCAACCAGAAAAGCATCTGTACTGAGATACCTTGAGAAGAGAAAAGACAG GTTTAAGAGCAAGGGAAAGGCAGGAATTACCTCGTGTGCAAGCTTGGATGTTTATATTAACCATCAAATGGGTAATCAACTGCCAAGAATTGACACTTCGATAACCCAAATCAGAAAACCTTCTAACCCTACACGGTGCAGTTCAATGGAAAATGATTCAGTGAAGAAAGTTTGCCTTTCTACTGGTCTGAGTAACAAAG GTGTATAG
- the LOC131016321 gene encoding protein TIFY 4B-like isoform X3: MPESCAAPPEETAVKSPLDKPLHQLTEDDIAQVTREDCRRYLKEKGMRRPSWNKSQAIQQVIMLKTLLETTPDSDAAGARKRLRISRPTDSSSNVALESVPRSTTGDAENSLSAEETTPHSVKDLDKPDSSGGFSSRFAAANDESAQPRTPGSMNMPIGQMTIFYCGKVNVYDDIPADKVRALMHIAASPLQFPDEQPVDGAAGMQPLPCIPKTVSSARQDSAVLILPTLPTVKMNESTPLPGEENKMLREETPVEGPSTRKASVLRYLEKRKDR; this comes from the exons ATGCCGGAATCTTGCGCCGCCCCGCCGGAGGAGACCGCAGTTAAGTCCCCGCTCGACAAGCCGCTCCACCAGCTCACGGAGGATGACATTGCTCAGGTGACTCGCGAAGACTGCCGCCGTTACCTCAAGGAGAAAG gaatgagGAGACCTTCGTGGAACAAATCTCAGGCGATTCAGCAAGTGATAATGCTGAAGACACTCCTCGAAACAACGCCGGATTCGGACGCTGCTGGTGCGCGCAAGCGGCTTCGCATTTCGCGCCCTACCGATAGCAGCAGCAATGTTGCTCTGGAGAGT GTTCCCAGATCAACAACTGGTGATGCGGAGAATTCTTTATCCGCAGAGGAAACGACGCCGCATTCTGTGAAAGATCTCGACAAACCTGATTCTTCGGGAGGTTTCTCTAGCCGTTTCGCCGCCGCCAATGATGAATCTGCTCAACCTAG AACCCCAGGGTCGATGAATATGCCTATAGGCCAAATGACAATATTCTACTGTGGCAAAGTGAATGTGTATGATGATATCCCTGCGGATAAG GTACGAGCGTTAATGCATATTGCTGCAAGTCCTCTACAGTTTCCAGACGAACAGCCAGTTGATGGTGCTGCAGGAATGCAACCTTTACCATGCATCCCAAAAACTGTCAGCTCTGCTCGTCAGGATTCAGCTGTTCTTATCTTGCCAACTCTCCCAACAG tgaaaatgaatgaaagCACCCCACTGCCtggagaagaaaataaaatgctTCGAGAAGAAACCCCTG TTGAAGGACCGTCAACCAGAAAAGCATCTGTACTGAGATACCTTGAGAAGAGAAAAGACAG GTGA
- the LOC131016321 gene encoding protein TIFY 4B-like isoform X1, giving the protein MPESCAAPPEETAVKSPLDKPLHQLTEDDIAQVTREDCRRYLKEKGMRRPSWNKSQAIQQVIMLKTLLETTPDSDAAGARKRLRISRPTDSSSNVALESVPRSTTGDAENSLSAEETTPHSVKDLDKPDSSGGFSSRFAAANDESAQPRTPGSMNMPIGQMTIFYCGKVNVYDDIPADKVRALMHIAASPLQFPDEQPVDGAAGMQPLPCIPKTVSSARQDSAVLILPTLPTVKMNESTPLPGEENKMLREETPVEGPSTRKASVLRYLEKRKDRFKSKGKAGITSCASLDVYINHQMGNQLPRIDTSITQIRKPSNPTRCSSMENDSVKKVCLSTGLSNKGEIITFRTILIISYLGLSRNIHVFLLAIIIAIMNTYEWPRFDFLKTNEKPSRKA; this is encoded by the exons ATGCCGGAATCTTGCGCCGCCCCGCCGGAGGAGACCGCAGTTAAGTCCCCGCTCGACAAGCCGCTCCACCAGCTCACGGAGGATGACATTGCTCAGGTGACTCGCGAAGACTGCCGCCGTTACCTCAAGGAGAAAG gaatgagGAGACCTTCGTGGAACAAATCTCAGGCGATTCAGCAAGTGATAATGCTGAAGACACTCCTCGAAACAACGCCGGATTCGGACGCTGCTGGTGCGCGCAAGCGGCTTCGCATTTCGCGCCCTACCGATAGCAGCAGCAATGTTGCTCTGGAGAGT GTTCCCAGATCAACAACTGGTGATGCGGAGAATTCTTTATCCGCAGAGGAAACGACGCCGCATTCTGTGAAAGATCTCGACAAACCTGATTCTTCGGGAGGTTTCTCTAGCCGTTTCGCCGCCGCCAATGATGAATCTGCTCAACCTAG AACCCCAGGGTCGATGAATATGCCTATAGGCCAAATGACAATATTCTACTGTGGCAAAGTGAATGTGTATGATGATATCCCTGCGGATAAG GTACGAGCGTTAATGCATATTGCTGCAAGTCCTCTACAGTTTCCAGACGAACAGCCAGTTGATGGTGCTGCAGGAATGCAACCTTTACCATGCATCCCAAAAACTGTCAGCTCTGCTCGTCAGGATTCAGCTGTTCTTATCTTGCCAACTCTCCCAACAG tgaaaatgaatgaaagCACCCCACTGCCtggagaagaaaataaaatgctTCGAGAAGAAACCCCTG TTGAAGGACCGTCAACCAGAAAAGCATCTGTACTGAGATACCTTGAGAAGAGAAAAGACAG GTTTAAGAGCAAGGGAAAGGCAGGAATTACCTCGTGTGCAAGCTTGGATGTTTATATTAACCATCAAATGGGTAATCAACTGCCAAGAATTGACACTTCGATAACCCAAATCAGAAAACCTTCTAACCCTACACGGTGCAGTTCAATGGAAAATGATTCAGTGAAGAAAGTTTGCCTTTCTACTGGTCTGAGTAACAAAGGTGAGATTATTACTTTTAGGACCATTTTAATTATATCTTACTTGGGCTTGTCTCGAAACATACATGTTTTCTTGCTGGCCATAATCATTGCCATAATGAATACGTATGAGTGGCCAAGATTTGATTTCCTTAAAACTAATGAAAAACCTAGTAGAAAAGCATGA
- the LOC131016327 gene encoding probable protein phosphatase 2C 51 — protein sequence MSMHFMIKWLAIFTSIRGLLCTVVAYANHGISLSCIMAYEEGGVRAVLNSPECPWLFSSVESSNSTKNCQFAMLQGRREYQEDRVVCNLDLELPFSGDPGFFYPGEEVPVETSIGIAAIFDGHGGDEASEMASTMLSSYFLMNVVFGAYKRVLPSYEEYNKTQCRLRRMPAVIDRRSLRSDLEEALLRTIKDIDSEFSKQAVDKGYVSGSTGTIALLFEGQLLVANVGDSKALLCFTKGDSSKDVYVEELTRDHHPDRADEKARIEAAGGFITRYAVPRVNGILALSRAIGDIYLKRYGVTAEAEVTGWRAFTPENSYLVVASDGVFETLTPKDVCRLLHNKASSSSLPERIIRRAFETGSMDNLSAIVISRLVCRNVGRCK from the exons ATGTCGATGCATTTCATGATTAAATGGCTTGCAATATTTACATCGATTAGAGGTTTGTTATGCACGGTAGTAGCATATGCCAATCATGGGATCTCATTGTCCTGTATAATGGCATATGAAGAAGGTGGAGTTCGTGCTGTCTTAAACTCACCTGAGTGTCCTTGGCTGTTCTCTTCTGTTGAATCATCGAACTCGACCAAGAATTGCCAGTTTGCCATGCTACAAGGCCGTAGAGAATATCAAGAAGATCGCGTAGTGTGCAATCTTGATTTAGAGCTACCATTTTCGGGTGACCCTGGCTTCTTCTATCCCG GTGAAGAGGTGCCTGTGGAGACTAGTATTGGTATAGCAGCTATATTTGATGGCCATGGAGGCGACGAAGCCAGTGAAATGGCTTCCACCATGCTATCCAGTTACTTTCTGATGAATGTTGTGTTCGGTGCTTACAAGCGAGTGCTTCCAAGCTACGAGGAATATAACAAGACTCAA TGCAGGCTGCGAAGGATGCCAGCAGTGATTGATCGTCGCTCGCTTCGTTCAGATTTAGAAGAAGCACTGTTGAGAACGATCAAAGATATCGATTCAGAATTCTCAAAA CAAGCTGTGGATAAAGGTTATGTTTCCGGGTCTACCGGCACTATTGCTCTTCTATTCGAGGGTCAACTTCTCGTTGCTAATGTTGGGGATTCAAAAGCTCTCCTGTGCTTTACAAAAG GGGATTCGTCGAAAGACGTTTATGTGGAGGAATTAACAAGAGACCATCATCCAGATAGAGCAGATGAGAAGGCCAGAATTGAAGCAGCCGGTGGCTTCATTACTCGATACGCCGTCCCTCGTGTGAATGGTATATTAGCTCTGTCCAGAGCCATTGGTGATATCTACCTCAAAAG ATATGGGGTTACAGCTGAAGCCGAAGTCACCGGTTGGAGGGCTTTCACCCCTGAAAACAGCTATCTGGTGGTTGCATCTGACGGCGTATTCGAAACATTGACACCAAAAGATGTATGTCGTCTTCTTCACAATAAGGCATCATCATCGTCGTTGCCCGAACGTATAATCCGCCGTGCCTTTGAGACTGGCAGCATGGATAACCTATCAGCTATTGTGATTTCTCGTCTTGTTTGTCGCAATGTGGGAAGATGCAAGTAA
- the LOC131016310 gene encoding ETO1-like protein 1 codes for MRALFPSESCKEPFRSAINPQSWLQVERGKLTKFGPQSPSSIESLIKVPEPSILPFYKPVDYVKVLAEIHEELESCHPTERSSLYLLQYQVFKGLGESKLMRRSLRSAWLKASTVHEKLVFGAWLKYEKQGEDIISDLLSSCGKCAKEFGSIDIASEFPVVETPSSLGMLNNTNLPRVVSFQIGNERITCERCKIAGLSTPFHAMLNGCFTESICDDIDLSENNISASGMRIISDFSKTGSLSEVAPSLLLEILVFANRFCCESLKDACDQKLASLVLCRQDAVELMEFALEQNSPVLAASCLQVFLHELPDSLNDEQVVELLCSLDRQQRSIMVGPASFSLYSLLAEVSMNSNPSSDSTVLFVKQLLDCAGNRRQKMIALHQLGCVRLLRKECDEAEMLFEAALSEGHVYSILGLARLNHMRGHSKQSYEKISSVISSYTPLGWMYQERSLYCDGDKRWEELEKATEMDPTLTYPYMYRAASLMRKQDVQSALAEINRVLGFKLALECLELRFCFYLALEDYQSALCDVQAILTLSPDYRMFGGRVAASQLRILVREHVESWTTADCWLQLYDTWSLVDDIGSLSVIYQMLESDAAKGVLYFRQSLLLLRLNCPEAAMRSLQLAREHASGEPERLVYEGWILYDTGHCEEGLRKAEESINLQRSFEAFFLKAYALADSCQDPSCSSTVVSLLEEALKCPSDRLRKGQALNNLGSVYVDCGKLDAAADCYINALKIRHTRAHQGLARVHFLRNDKNAAYAEMTKLIEKARNNASAYEKRSEYCERDLTKADLEMVTRLDPLRVYPYRYRAAVLMDNHKEKEAIAELSRAITFKADLHLLHLRAAFHEHIGDVMGALRDCRAALSVDPNHQEMLELHSRVNSQEP; via the exons ATGAGGGCTCTTTTTCCTTCAGAGTCCTGTAAAGAACCATTTCGCAGTGCTATCAATCCTCAGTCATGGCTCCAAGTGGAAAGAGGCAAACTCACTAAATTCGGGCCGCAGTCTCCTTCTTCAAT AGAATCCCTTATCAAGGTTCCTGAACCTTCAATTCTTCCGTTCTATAAGCCTGTTGATTATGTTAAAGTGCTAGCTGAAATTCACGAAGAACTTGAGTCATGTCACCCTACAGAAAGATCGAGTCTTTACTTGCTGCAGTATCAGGTCTTCAAAGGCCTTGGAGAATCAAAGTTGATGCGAAGAAGCCTTCGCTCTGCTTGGTTGAAGGCAAGTACGGTTCATGAGAAACTTGTCTTTGGTGCTTGGTTGAAATATGAGAAGCAAGGTGAAGATATAATATCTGACTTGCTGTCCTCTTGCGGTAAATGTGCTAAGGAGTTTGGATCTATAGATATTGCGTCTGAGTTCCCTGTTGTTGAAACTCCAAGCTCGCTTGGAATGTTGAACAACACTAATCTCCCACGTGTTGTTTCTTTTCAAATTGGCAATGAGAGAATAACATGTGAGAGGTGCAAGATTGCTGGACTTTCAACTCCATTTCATGCGATGCTCAATGGGTGCTTCACAGAGTCGATTTGTGATGATATAGATCTTTCAGAAAACAACATTTCTGCTTCAGGAATGAGAATAATCAGCGATTTCAGTAAAACTGGGAGTTTAAGTGAAGTGGCTCCCAGTCTTTTGTTGGAGATTTTGGTATTTGCAAACAGATTTTGCTGTGAAAGCCTCAAGGATGCTTGTGATCAGAAACTTGCTTCTTTGGTTTTGTGCAGACAAGATGCTGTGGAACTCATGGAATTTGCTCTCGAGCAGAATTCTCCCGTACTAGCTGCCTCTTGTTTGCAAGTGTTTTTACACGAGCTCCCCGACTCTCTGAATGATGAACAGGTAGTCGAACTGTTGTGCAGTTTGGATAGGCAACAAAGGTCAATAATGGTTGGACCTGCCTCCTTTTCTCTATATTCCTTGTTGGCAGAAGTTTCCATGAATTCCAATCCCTCCTCAGACAGTACGGTTCTTTTTGTTAAGCAGTTGTTAGACTGTGCTGGAAATAGACGGCAGAAAATGATAGCCCTTCATCAATTGGGGTGTGTTAGACTTCTCAGAAAAGAATGCGATGAAGCAGAAATGCTGTTTGAAGCTGCTTTGAGTGAAGGGCACGTTTATTCCATTCTCGGGTTAGCCAGGTTAAATCATATGAGAGGGCATAGCAAACAGTCGTACGAGAAGATCAGTTCTGTCATATCCTCTTATACGCCACTGGGATGGATGTATCAAGAGAGATCGTTATACTGTGATGGTGATAAACGATGGGAAGAACTCGAGAAAGCTACTGAGATGGACCCCACCTTGACTTACCCCTACATGTATCGAGCTGCCTCTTTGATGAGAAAGCAGGATGTTCAATCGGCCCTTGCAGAAATCAACAGGGTTCTTGGGTTCAAACTAGCATTAGAGTGCTTGGAGCTGCGCTTCTGTTTCTATCTTGCTCTTGAGGATTACCAATCAGCTTTGTGTGATGTGCAAGCGATTCTTACACTCTCTCCAGATTATAGGATGTTTGGTGGGCGAGTTGCAGCTTCCCAACTTCGTATTCTTGTGCGTGAACATGTCGAGAGCTGGACAACTGCAGATTGCTGGCTACAGCTTTATGATACATGGTCCTTAGTCGATGATATTGGATCATTGTCTGTAATCTATCAGATGCTCGAGTCTGATGCAGCAAAGGGTGTTTTATACTTTAGGCAGTCTTTACTTCTCCTCAG ATTAAACTGTCCTGAAGCAGCGATGAGGAGTTTGCAGCTAGCTCGCGAGCATGCATCAGGTGAACCTGAAAGATTAGTATATGAGGGGTGGATCTTATATGATACGGGTCATTGTGAAGAAGGTCTACGGAAAGCTGAGGAGTCCATTAATCTCCAGAGATCTTTTGAAGCTTTTTTCCTGAAAGCTTATGCTTTAGCTGACTCTTGTCAGGACCCATCTTGCTCATCCACTGTTGTATCACTtcttgaagaagctctgaagtgcCCGTCAGATAGACTCCGCAAGGGTCAG GCGCTGAACAACCTTGGGAGCGTGTACGTTGATTGCGGGAAGCTTGATGCAGCGGCTGACTGCTACATCAATGCCCTCAAGATCCGGCATACTCGGGCCCACCAGGGCCTTGCCCGCGTCCACTTTCTTAGAAACGACAAGAACGCAGCATATGCTGAGATGACCAAGCTGATCGAGAAGGCAAGGAACAACGCGTCTGCTTATGAAAAACGGTCAGAGTACTGCGAGCGCGACCTAACCAAGGCCGATCTTGAGATGGTCACCCGCCTAGATCCTCTTCGGGTCTACCCGTACCGATACAGAGCGGCAG TTCTGATGGACAACCACAAGGAGAAAGAAGCCATCGCTGAACTGTCGAGGGCGATTACTTTCAAGGCGGATCTTCACCTTCTTCACCTGCGGGCTGCATTCCACGAGCACATTGGCGATGTTATGGGGGCGCTGCGTGACTGTCGAGCTGCGCTCTCCGTGGACCCCAATCATCAAGAGATGCTTGAGCTTCATAGCCGTGTCAACAGCCAAGAACCTTAA